Proteins found in one Pseudodesulfovibrio sp. JC047 genomic segment:
- the rplT gene encoding 50S ribosomal protein L20, whose protein sequence is MRVKRGVAAKRRHKKYLKMAKGYRGAGSRLYRTARERVEKALSNAYRDRKRKKREFRKLWIIRINAAARLNGLSYSRLMNGLKLAGIELNRKVLADMAVRDPEVFAKIAEAAKAKVS, encoded by the coding sequence ATGAGAGTAAAGCGCGGAGTGGCCGCCAAGAGGCGTCACAAAAAATATCTGAAGATGGCCAAGGGCTATCGTGGAGCAGGCAGCCGCCTGTACCGTACCGCTCGTGAGCGTGTCGAAAAAGCTCTGAGCAACGCATACCGCGACCGTAAACGCAAGAAACGCGAATTCCGCAAATTGTGGATCATTCGCATCAATGCCGCCGCCCGTCTCAACGGCCTGTCTTACAGCCGTTTGATGAATGGTCTCAAGCTGGCCGGCATCGAGCTGAACCGTAAGGTTCTGGCTGATATGGCAGTGCGCGATCCTGAAGTGTTCGCCAAAATCGCAGAGGCAGCAAAAGCCAAAGTGAGCTAA
- the pheS gene encoding phenylalanine--tRNA ligase subunit alpha translates to MSNDLKSFLEGLDSLAQDCESRKGQACSLKELEELRIEFLGRKGKLAQIMGQLGKLDNSEKPQAGQKANTVKQAITALFDAWEADLHSAEASDVLSKFDPSMPGRKPWAGSLHPVTLVMDEVCSVLTGLGFEHAAGPEVENDWHNFEALNMPPEHPARDMQDTLYVSDKIVLRTHTSGMQIRSMLKQEPPVAVIAPGKVYRRDSDLTHTPMFHQIEGLLVDKNVSMADLRGTLTVFVRQLFGSQTDVRFRPSFFPFTEPSAEVDISCVMCGGKGEKDGAPCRVCKGTGWVEILGCGMVDPNVFKSVGYDPEIFTGFAFGVGIERIAMLKYGIGDLRMFFENDVRFLEQFA, encoded by the coding sequence GTGAGTAATGATTTGAAGTCCTTCCTGGAAGGACTCGACAGCCTGGCCCAGGATTGCGAATCTCGCAAGGGCCAGGCTTGTTCGTTAAAGGAACTGGAGGAACTCCGCATTGAGTTCCTGGGCCGCAAGGGCAAGCTCGCTCAAATCATGGGCCAGCTTGGCAAGCTTGACAATTCGGAAAAACCTCAAGCCGGGCAGAAGGCCAACACGGTCAAACAAGCCATTACCGCTTTGTTTGATGCATGGGAAGCCGACCTTCATTCTGCTGAAGCCTCTGATGTGTTGTCGAAATTTGACCCCTCCATGCCGGGACGCAAGCCGTGGGCAGGATCACTGCATCCGGTGACACTGGTTATGGATGAAGTGTGTTCCGTCCTGACAGGATTGGGCTTTGAACATGCCGCCGGGCCGGAAGTCGAGAATGATTGGCACAATTTCGAGGCACTTAACATGCCTCCCGAGCATCCGGCTCGTGACATGCAGGACACCCTGTATGTTTCGGACAAAATCGTGCTGCGCACGCATACCTCCGGGATGCAGATTCGCTCCATGCTCAAGCAGGAGCCGCCGGTGGCTGTGATCGCTCCGGGCAAGGTCTATCGTCGCGATTCCGACCTCACCCACACACCGATGTTTCATCAGATCGAAGGATTGCTGGTTGACAAGAATGTGTCCATGGCGGATTTGCGTGGCACCTTGACTGTCTTTGTTCGACAGCTTTTCGGGTCACAGACCGATGTCCGTTTTCGTCCGAGCTTTTTCCCCTTTACCGAACCCTCTGCCGAGGTTGATATCTCGTGCGTCATGTGTGGTGGAAAAGGTGAAAAAGACGGCGCTCCCTGCCGGGTGTGCAAAGGCACCGGCTGGGTCGAGATTCTGGGCTGTGGCATGGTTGATCCCAATGTTTTCAAGTCTGTGGGCTATGATCCCGAGATATTTACCGGTTTCGCTTTTGGCGTGGGCATTGAGCGTATCGCCATGTTGAAATACGGTATCGGTGACCTGCGCATGTTCTTTGAAAACGATGTCCGTTTTCTGGAACAATTCGCGTAG
- the pheT gene encoding phenylalanine--tRNA ligase subunit beta, whose amino-acid sequence MLVSLNWLREFVPYEGDIQVLGDKLTMLGLELEGITDPFENIKDIVVGHVVECEKHPEAEKLSVCTVDVGGPETLTIVCGAPNVGKGQKVPVATVGTVMPEGMKIKKAKLRGIKSFGMICSERELGFSDDHDGIWMLDDSLTVGDHLVDALNLERVVFDFDITPNRADCLSILGFARETALAFDLPLTMPELNLVEAGGNAADAVKILIDDPALCPAYHARIIRGVETRKSPDWMRFKLLALGQRPISNIVDVTNYIMLELGQPLHAFDLDTIEDATIRVASAEDGMKFTTLDEVERTLTANDLLIWDGKKPVALAGVMGGINSEMQPTSTNVLLESAVFRPGTVRKTARRLALPSDASYRFERGVDQQLTRFCQDRAAQLMAETSGGAVMSGVATNEPTPWTDRQHGYRHARCMSLLGLDLEPEFAKKVFEGEGCVVDDSNPENWTVSSPSCRLDLEREVDLYEEVGRVFGLDQIPAVLPRVAKSLETVSGGTEYAFIKTIKTWGSGIGLNEAVNYSFVGSDDLDRLNLPEEGRVFIANPLSEDQNVMRTDLAPGLLNTLKNNLAQGNNHIRLFEVAKKFVTDSESETETSEHTRLGVLLYGPRHANEWPWGDANADYLDIKGHMEHLVVNHLKLEAPQFSVVENHAYLEPCVQVTVNDLPIGLIGRVKEDIADYYHARKEVWLADFDLDELREMTEAQAIQFVPLPVFPPSRRDVTVIGPMSLGADAIQSVIEDAGVKLMESVELVAEYVPDGQEEERNLSFRLTYRSPTKTLKDKQVDKEHKKVLAALEKSLPIHF is encoded by the coding sequence ATGTTAGTCAGTCTTAATTGGTTGCGTGAGTTCGTCCCCTATGAGGGCGACATTCAGGTTCTGGGTGACAAGCTCACCATGTTGGGCCTTGAACTGGAAGGGATCACTGATCCATTCGAGAATATCAAGGATATCGTGGTCGGGCATGTCGTGGAGTGTGAAAAGCACCCCGAGGCCGAGAAACTGTCGGTTTGCACTGTGGATGTCGGTGGTCCCGAGACACTGACCATCGTGTGCGGCGCGCCCAACGTCGGCAAGGGGCAGAAAGTCCCTGTTGCCACTGTCGGCACGGTGATGCCTGAGGGAATGAAAATCAAGAAAGCCAAGTTGCGGGGCATCAAGTCGTTTGGCATGATTTGTTCCGAGCGGGAACTTGGATTTTCCGACGACCATGATGGTATCTGGATGTTGGACGATTCCCTGACCGTGGGTGATCACTTGGTGGATGCGCTGAATTTGGAACGGGTTGTCTTTGATTTCGACATCACGCCGAACCGGGCCGATTGTTTGTCCATTCTCGGATTTGCCCGTGAAACCGCACTGGCTTTTGACCTGCCGTTGACCATGCCGGAGTTGAATTTGGTTGAGGCGGGAGGCAACGCCGCTGATGCCGTGAAAATTTTGATCGACGATCCCGCGTTGTGCCCGGCGTATCATGCCCGGATCATTCGTGGTGTCGAGACGCGCAAATCTCCGGACTGGATGCGGTTCAAGCTGCTCGCTTTGGGCCAGCGTCCCATTTCCAATATCGTTGACGTGACCAATTACATCATGTTGGAGCTGGGGCAGCCGCTGCACGCGTTTGATCTGGACACGATCGAAGACGCGACGATTCGCGTCGCTTCGGCAGAAGACGGGATGAAGTTCACCACGCTTGACGAGGTGGAACGGACCTTGACCGCAAATGACCTGTTGATCTGGGATGGCAAGAAGCCTGTTGCCCTGGCCGGTGTCATGGGCGGGATCAATTCCGAGATGCAACCGACTTCCACCAATGTTTTGTTGGAATCCGCTGTCTTCCGTCCCGGAACAGTTCGCAAGACCGCTCGTCGTTTGGCATTGCCGTCTGATGCTTCCTACCGTTTTGAACGGGGTGTGGATCAGCAGTTGACCCGATTCTGTCAGGATCGTGCGGCACAGCTTATGGCCGAGACATCGGGCGGAGCCGTCATGTCCGGCGTTGCGACCAACGAGCCGACCCCGTGGACCGATCGCCAGCATGGCTATCGTCATGCACGGTGCATGTCCCTGCTCGGGTTGGACCTTGAACCGGAATTTGCCAAGAAGGTTTTTGAAGGCGAAGGATGTGTGGTTGACGATTCCAATCCTGAAAACTGGACGGTTTCTTCGCCTTCCTGTCGTCTTGACCTTGAGCGTGAAGTTGACTTGTACGAGGAAGTGGGCCGTGTTTTTGGTCTGGATCAGATTCCCGCAGTACTGCCTCGTGTGGCAAAATCCCTTGAGACTGTTTCCGGTGGGACCGAGTATGCCTTTATCAAGACCATCAAGACGTGGGGTTCCGGCATTGGATTGAATGAAGCCGTGAACTACAGTTTTGTCGGGTCTGATGACCTGGATCGACTTAACCTGCCTGAAGAAGGCCGGGTATTTATCGCCAATCCGCTCAGTGAAGATCAGAATGTCATGCGGACCGATCTGGCTCCCGGGTTGTTGAACACATTGAAAAACAACTTGGCGCAGGGCAACAATCACATTCGTCTTTTTGAAGTGGCCAAAAAATTTGTGACTGACAGCGAATCCGAGACCGAGACGTCGGAACACACCCGTTTGGGCGTGTTGTTGTACGGCCCTCGTCATGCCAATGAATGGCCTTGGGGCGATGCGAACGCAGATTATCTCGATATCAAGGGGCACATGGAGCATCTGGTGGTCAACCACTTGAAATTGGAAGCTCCACAGTTTTCTGTTGTCGAAAACCATGCCTATCTGGAACCGTGTGTGCAAGTGACGGTCAATGATTTGCCGATTGGCCTGATTGGTCGGGTCAAGGAAGATATCGCCGATTACTATCATGCCCGGAAGGAAGTCTGGCTGGCAGACTTTGATCTGGATGAACTGCGGGAGATGACGGAAGCTCAGGCGATTCAGTTTGTACCGCTGCCGGTTTTCCCGCCGAGTCGTCGTGATGTGACGGTTATCGGACCGATGTCGTTGGGTGCCGATGCTATTCAGTCGGTCATTGAAGACGCCGGTGTCAAACTCATGGAGTCGGTCGAACTGGTTGCTGAATATGTGCCGGATGGGCAGGAAGAGGAACGAAATTTGTCTTTCCGTCTGACATACCGTTCGCCGACCAAGACCTTGAAAGACAAGCAGGTGGACAAAGAGCACAAGAAAGTGCTCGCTGCCTTGGAAAAGAGCTTGCCGATTCATTTCTAA
- a CDS encoding MerR family transcriptional regulator — translation MEDLQDFKRYRIGEAARELGVKTYVLRFWESEFDEITPIRTESGQRLYTEENLDVIREIKRLLYDEGLTIDGAKRKMHSLEQSDILTEIRDELLAIKRILNT, via the coding sequence ATGGAAGACTTGCAGGATTTCAAACGATACAGAATTGGCGAAGCGGCCCGGGAACTTGGCGTCAAGACGTATGTGTTGCGATTCTGGGAAAGTGAGTTCGATGAAATCACCCCCATCAGGACCGAAAGCGGCCAACGTCTGTATACGGAAGAGAATTTAGATGTTATCAGGGAAATCAAACGGTTGCTTTATGATGAAGGGCTGACGATCGATGGGGCCAAACGCAAAATGCACAGCCTTGAACAGAGTGACATCCTGACGGAAATTCGGGATGAGCTTCTTGCCATCAAAAGGATTCTGAACACATAG
- a CDS encoding AsmA family protein — MNKALKYSVFSIGLCVALFLMAAVVFISVVDPNDYKDRISRIVLDETGRTLTFEGDLNLLVFPNLGIRMTDVSLSNTADFGPEPMIRVASASVSVRIAPLLMGKVKFGQLVLDELVLNMGRAADGTTNWEDLVGRQVPTESSDTEEPFSLEVAGLSVTNGSLVWDDRYTDTQFVVRGLDVSTGKIAQGAVFPVDVSLKFACSRPDAQGTVKISGKSSIDFVNREYGHLDMGVQLSAKGKALPGGTLDARAEFNFLALDFNRERAQVTGLKISAYGATVRVDGTFEGITQDMTAASGVVKVDPFDVKKTLAALGKKLFPIVDKIALTDVGGMVDFAFVPGRIDIKTLKATVDGTRIVGNARIERGAVWPTCFMRLDVGTLDLDKYMPVQDETKSATVDLSSSGHDAVMIRPALLRKLDVDIEAKVAKLKLAGVYFESVIAHLKGKDGVVRLSPASAQTYGGSITLDGTVSVVEKTPSAAVTVAVDSVDIGALSRDADEGSQLAGIADFNADLTWRGERVTDMRRTVNGTVGFFLKDGVFPGVNMVRMARETHDRKSQGGRVEAAATDSTRFGTIKGTGVLTNGVLVNEDLEVVAPGLRANGHGAVSLVTHEIDYIVKAKLVPQATGQGGKGSDDLFGVLVPIHVTGTVENPHYWVSVTEYVKALGGTVIGVVGSVLGGVTSAIKEVGSALDETCCEDESTSEKSPRRKKFLGIF, encoded by the coding sequence ATGAATAAGGCTTTGAAATACAGTGTATTTTCAATTGGTTTGTGTGTCGCTTTATTCCTGATGGCTGCGGTCGTTTTCATTTCAGTTGTCGATCCCAATGACTATAAGGACCGCATTTCGCGGATCGTGTTGGACGAAACCGGGCGCACCCTGACCTTTGAGGGTGATCTCAATCTTTTGGTGTTCCCGAATCTTGGCATCCGAATGACGGATGTGAGTTTGAGCAACACAGCGGATTTCGGTCCTGAACCCATGATCCGGGTCGCCTCAGCCTCAGTGTCTGTCCGAATTGCGCCATTGCTGATGGGCAAGGTCAAATTCGGTCAATTGGTCTTGGACGAGTTGGTGTTGAATATGGGGCGGGCCGCTGATGGGACAACCAATTGGGAAGACCTCGTGGGACGGCAGGTTCCGACTGAATCCAGTGACACGGAAGAGCCGTTTTCGCTCGAGGTGGCCGGGCTTTCCGTGACCAATGGCAGTCTGGTGTGGGATGATCGATATACCGACACGCAGTTTGTGGTGCGCGGGTTGGATGTTTCCACCGGAAAAATCGCGCAAGGGGCGGTGTTTCCCGTTGATGTTTCGTTGAAATTTGCGTGTTCGCGGCCAGATGCACAGGGAACAGTGAAGATTTCCGGAAAATCTTCCATCGATTTCGTCAATCGTGAATACGGTCATCTGGATATGGGCGTACAACTCAGTGCGAAGGGGAAGGCCTTGCCTGGTGGGACACTTGACGCGCGGGCCGAGTTCAATTTTTTGGCTCTTGATTTCAATCGGGAGCGCGCTCAGGTCACTGGGTTGAAAATATCAGCGTATGGCGCAACGGTCCGCGTTGACGGGACATTCGAGGGCATAACGCAGGATATGACCGCTGCGTCTGGCGTTGTGAAGGTCGATCCATTTGATGTGAAAAAGACGCTGGCCGCTCTTGGGAAAAAGCTTTTCCCGATCGTGGACAAAATCGCTTTGACCGATGTGGGCGGGATGGTTGACTTTGCATTTGTTCCTGGGCGTATTGATATCAAAACCCTGAAAGCAACGGTTGATGGCACTCGAATTGTCGGCAACGCACGGATTGAACGTGGCGCAGTGTGGCCAACGTGTTTTATGCGATTGGATGTGGGCACGCTGGATTTGGATAAATATATGCCTGTTCAGGATGAGACGAAGTCTGCAACTGTCGATCTCTCTTCGTCGGGTCATGATGCCGTGATGATTCGACCAGCCCTTCTTCGAAAGCTTGATGTGGATATCGAAGCCAAGGTCGCAAAGTTGAAGCTAGCCGGGGTTTATTTTGAATCTGTGATCGCACATTTGAAAGGTAAGGATGGCGTGGTCCGGCTTTCACCCGCTTCGGCCCAGACATATGGCGGGTCGATCACCTTGGATGGGACGGTTTCGGTTGTCGAAAAAACGCCCAGTGCGGCAGTGACTGTTGCGGTCGATTCCGTGGATATCGGCGCACTCAGTCGGGATGCGGATGAAGGTTCTCAACTAGCCGGTATCGCGGATTTCAATGCGGACCTGACATGGCGTGGTGAGCGGGTCACGGATATGCGACGGACGGTGAATGGGACCGTTGGATTTTTTTTGAAGGACGGGGTGTTTCCCGGAGTGAATATGGTGAGAATGGCCCGTGAAACCCATGATCGGAAGTCGCAGGGAGGGCGGGTTGAAGCCGCTGCAACCGATTCGACCCGATTCGGGACAATCAAGGGGACGGGCGTCTTGACCAATGGTGTCTTGGTCAATGAAGATCTCGAAGTCGTGGCTCCCGGACTGCGTGCGAATGGGCACGGTGCGGTTTCGCTGGTGACGCATGAAATTGATTATATCGTCAAGGCAAAGCTGGTCCCCCAGGCCACGGGGCAGGGCGGGAAAGGTTCGGATGACCTTTTCGGTGTTCTTGTCCCCATCCATGTCACTGGAACGGTGGAGAATCCGCACTATTGGGTGTCGGTGACGGAATACGTCAAGGCCTTGGGCGGAACAGTTATCGGTGTGGTGGGCAGTGTGCTTGGCGGGGTGACCAGTGCCATCAAAGAGGTCGGATCTGCCTTGGATGAAACATGTTGTGAAGATGAGTCCACTTCGGAAAAATCTCCGCGTAGGAAAAAATTCTTGGGTATTTTTTAG
- a CDS encoding FliI/YscN family ATPase codes for MTNHSRFGLLEKLDPCQTFGKVTKVVGLIAEGHGIKAPLGSVCYLLPPESRPIPAEVVGFRDGACLFMPYSDMRGIGPGSLIQNAATPPHIPVGTALLGRAIDAFGTPMDGLGIIDAETYAPLHNEPPNPLERPRINEPLDVGIRSVNALLTLGKGQRVGIMAGSGVGKSTTLGMMARSTKADINVIALVGERGREVVEFMERDLGPEGMARSVLIVATSDKSPLIRMRAAYAATAVAEYFRDQGNDVLLMMDSVTRFAMAAREVGLAAGEPPTRGGYTPSVFAQLPQLLERAGKNRKGSITGIYTVLVDGDDFTEPIADSTRSILDGHIVLTRELADLGHYPAIDVLKSVSRLRSDITSKEVQTDGRTLLRHMATFKKVEDMVNIGAYQKGANPEVDTAIAMIGPINQFLRQQTTEKETLNGAFKGMHELVGTNH; via the coding sequence ATGACCAATCATTCCAGATTCGGATTGCTCGAAAAACTCGACCCCTGTCAAACATTCGGCAAGGTGACCAAGGTTGTGGGTCTCATCGCTGAGGGGCACGGAATCAAGGCCCCCCTTGGGTCGGTCTGTTATCTTCTCCCGCCCGAAAGTCGGCCTATCCCGGCGGAAGTTGTGGGATTTCGCGATGGAGCCTGCCTGTTCATGCCCTACTCGGACATGCGGGGCATCGGTCCCGGTTCCCTGATCCAGAACGCGGCCACACCACCCCATATTCCTGTGGGTACTGCGTTGCTCGGACGAGCCATTGACGCTTTTGGCACCCCCATGGACGGCCTTGGAATTATCGATGCGGAAACATACGCCCCGTTGCACAACGAACCACCGAACCCGTTGGAACGCCCTCGAATCAATGAACCGCTGGATGTCGGCATCCGCTCTGTCAACGCCTTGCTGACACTGGGCAAAGGCCAGCGTGTCGGCATCATGGCAGGGTCCGGCGTGGGTAAATCCACTACACTCGGCATGATGGCACGGTCCACAAAGGCGGATATCAATGTCATCGCGCTGGTGGGCGAACGTGGTAGGGAAGTCGTGGAATTCATGGAACGCGACCTCGGTCCCGAAGGCATGGCCCGAAGTGTGCTGATCGTGGCGACCTCGGACAAAAGCCCGCTGATCCGAATGCGAGCGGCCTACGCAGCCACTGCCGTGGCAGAATATTTTCGAGATCAGGGAAATGATGTCCTCCTCATGATGGACTCGGTGACCCGTTTCGCCATGGCTGCCCGCGAGGTGGGACTGGCCGCTGGAGAACCGCCGACCCGAGGTGGATATACTCCCAGTGTTTTCGCTCAATTACCGCAACTTCTGGAACGAGCCGGTAAAAATCGAAAAGGGTCAATTACCGGCATCTACACCGTGCTCGTTGACGGTGACGACTTCACCGAACCCATTGCCGACTCCACACGATCCATCCTTGACGGGCACATCGTGTTGACCCGGGAACTGGCCGATCTTGGCCATTACCCGGCCATCGACGTCCTCAAATCTGTCAGTCGTCTGCGAAGCGACATCACCTCAAAAGAAGTACAAACAGATGGTCGCACCCTGCTGCGGCACATGGCGACCTTCAAGAAAGTGGAAGATATGGTCAATATCGGAGCGTATCAAAAAGGGGCCAACCCGGAAGTGGATACCGCCATCGCCATGATCGGTCCCATCAATCAGTTCCTCCGGCAACAGACCACAGAAAAAGAAACGCTGAACGGCGCATTTAAGGGAATGCACGAACTGGTCGGAACCAATCACTAA
- a CDS encoding FliH/SctL family protein gives MSLSNNANHNRPNLTGKVLVGIDTPGPNEVTIQELEGKRQLLWDEATNIEYMQRVKKKAMEEAKKIKMLAELEAEALRATSRHEGYAEGLAQAQEDVARHIEAISTQGEALLAQLGAQGTTIFEDRRQDIVKLISLTVEKTLKIELDQKRQASLEALMGEALERIDSQRQITVRCHPDDIEGLDEYLKTIQDRNPALKYWTTKGDPSIQSGGVVVEGANGKVDNTIDTRWANVEPLFAQLAEQVTANDTEG, from the coding sequence ATGTCTTTATCTAATAACGCCAATCACAACAGGCCAAATTTGACCGGCAAGGTCCTTGTCGGCATTGATACTCCCGGGCCGAATGAAGTAACGATTCAGGAGCTGGAAGGCAAACGGCAATTGCTCTGGGATGAAGCGACCAACATCGAGTACATGCAGCGCGTCAAGAAAAAGGCCATGGAAGAGGCCAAAAAAATCAAGATGCTTGCAGAGTTGGAAGCCGAAGCCCTCCGGGCGACATCCCGACATGAAGGGTATGCCGAAGGTCTTGCCCAGGCTCAGGAAGATGTAGCTCGACACATTGAGGCCATCTCGACGCAGGGAGAAGCCCTGCTTGCGCAACTCGGCGCACAAGGTACCACAATTTTCGAAGACCGCCGTCAAGACATCGTCAAGCTCATTTCGCTGACGGTCGAAAAAACGCTCAAAATCGAACTGGACCAGAAGCGACAGGCTTCACTGGAAGCATTAATGGGTGAGGCGTTGGAACGCATTGACTCTCAGCGTCAAATTACTGTCAGGTGTCATCCTGATGATATCGAAGGGTTGGACGAATATCTCAAGACCATTCAGGACCGCAATCCAGCCCTGAAATATTGGACCACCAAAGGAGATCCGTCCATCCAGTCAGGAGGAGTTGTCGTCGAAGGTGCCAATGGAAAGGTGGACAACACCATCGATACTCGTTGGGCCAATGTTGAACCCCTTTTCGCCCAATTGGCCGAACAGGTCACGGCCAACGACACCGAAGGCTGA
- the fliG gene encoding flagellar motor switch protein FliG — protein MADFSGPQKTAIVLLALGEKFTAEVFKRMERNEIAAVSKAMLETDSVPKEEVLDVLKEYNEALAYGAELLVGGPEQVKRLLTKSLDAETAKYIMDSLDLDTGPTPFQELENVSPRILAQILRNEHPQTLALILGHLHPDQAAELIQNLPAGVRAEVLMRLAKLEAVAEEMLMEVDKVLQSQLIAMGGKEGKKVGGVNSVAEILNAVDRNTEEEVLSEIEEESTQMAEDIRNLMFVFEDVKGIDDIAIRELLKEVSNEDLTVALKGASQDLRDKFFKNLSERASAMIKEDLEIMPPKKLSEVEAAQQSIVKTVRRLEDEGKIAISRGGSDVFI, from the coding sequence ATGGCAGATTTTTCAGGACCACAGAAAACGGCCATCGTGCTGCTCGCTCTTGGCGAGAAATTCACGGCGGAAGTCTTCAAACGAATGGAACGGAATGAGATAGCAGCCGTTTCCAAAGCCATGCTCGAAACCGATTCCGTTCCCAAGGAAGAAGTGCTCGACGTCCTCAAGGAATACAACGAGGCATTGGCCTACGGCGCCGAACTGCTGGTGGGTGGTCCTGAGCAGGTCAAACGATTACTGACAAAATCACTCGATGCGGAAACTGCCAAATATATCATGGATTCTCTGGATCTGGATACCGGTCCCACACCGTTCCAGGAATTGGAAAATGTCAGTCCGCGCATTCTGGCCCAGATCTTACGCAACGAGCATCCGCAGACATTGGCCCTCATTCTCGGCCATCTCCACCCGGATCAGGCTGCGGAATTGATCCAGAATCTCCCGGCAGGCGTTCGAGCCGAAGTGCTCATGCGTCTGGCAAAACTCGAAGCCGTGGCCGAAGAAATGCTCATGGAAGTGGACAAAGTGCTGCAAAGCCAGTTGATCGCCATGGGCGGCAAAGAAGGCAAGAAAGTCGGTGGTGTCAATTCCGTGGCAGAAATTCTCAATGCCGTGGACCGCAACACCGAAGAGGAAGTGCTCTCGGAAATCGAAGAAGAATCCACACAGATGGCCGAAGATATTCGCAATCTCATGTTCGTTTTCGAGGACGTCAAGGGCATCGACGACATCGCCATTCGCGAGCTGCTCAAAGAGGTTTCCAACGAGGATCTCACCGTCGCTCTCAAGGGAGCTTCTCAAGATCTCCGCGACAAGTTCTTCAAGAATCTGTCGGAACGTGCTTCGGCAATGATCAAGGAAGACTTGGAAATCATGCCGCCCAAGAAGCTGTCTGAAGTCGAAGCAGCCCAGCAATCAATCGTCAAAACCGTCCGCCGTTTGGAGGACGAGGGCAAAATAGCCATCAGTCGAGGTGGAAGTGATGTCTTTATCTAA